A stretch of the uncultured Cohaesibacter sp. genome encodes the following:
- the ltnD gene encoding L-threonate dehydrogenase yields the protein MKVAAIGLGSMGYGMAQSLIRAGHETYGFDVVPEQMEKLQCEGGHKGELSTVAKDLDAVVVVVLNATQMEQVLFGDTGVVPLLRKGAVVLACPTVAPDFARAMEAACAKFGVLYVDAPISGGSVKAANGQLSIMSAAKPEAYAAAEPLLEATADTVFRLGDCAGAGSAMKAVNQMLAGVHIAAMGEAITFGLTQGIAPQTFVEVISKCAGTSWMLENRAPHIVAGDYTPHSAINIWLKDLGIVLDIAKGAKFGAPITAAALQQYLAASGSGWGAQDDAAVAKVYARNAGISLPGMV from the coding sequence TTGAAAGTTGCCGCAATTGGTCTTGGATCGATGGGATATGGCATGGCGCAAAGCCTGATCCGGGCTGGGCACGAGACCTACGGCTTTGATGTGGTCCCCGAACAAATGGAAAAACTTCAGTGCGAAGGGGGGCATAAGGGTGAGCTTTCGACGGTGGCGAAAGACCTAGACGCTGTTGTTGTCGTAGTTCTCAATGCGACGCAAATGGAGCAGGTTCTGTTTGGTGATACCGGTGTGGTCCCGTTGCTCAGGAAGGGCGCAGTCGTTCTGGCCTGCCCAACCGTTGCCCCGGACTTTGCACGGGCCATGGAAGCCGCTTGTGCCAAGTTCGGCGTGCTCTATGTGGATGCTCCCATTTCCGGTGGTTCGGTTAAGGCCGCCAACGGCCAGCTGTCGATCATGTCTGCGGCAAAGCCGGAGGCCTATGCCGCTGCTGAGCCCTTGCTGGAAGCAACCGCCGACACTGTGTTCCGTCTTGGAGACTGCGCCGGTGCCGGTTCCGCCATGAAGGCGGTCAACCAGATGCTCGCTGGCGTTCACATCGCTGCCATGGGGGAGGCCATCACCTTTGGCCTCACTCAGGGCATCGCGCCGCAGACCTTTGTCGAGGTGATTTCGAAATGCGCCGGCACCAGCTGGATGCTGGAGAATCGAGCGCCGCATATCGTGGCGGGTGACTATACCCCGCATTCGGCGATCAATATCTGGCTCAAGGATCTCGGCATCGTGCTCGACATCGCCAAGGGAGCGAAATTCGGTGCGCCAATCACGGCCGCAGCGCTACAGCAATATCTCGCGGCATCCGGGTCCGGGTGGGGGGCACAGGATGATGCTGCCGTCGCCAAGGTCTATGCGCGCAATGCGGGGATCTCCCTGCCGGGTATGGTTTGA
- a CDS encoding RraA family protein: MNIGFRICKRERVATKELIDAYAKVPVANVSDSMNRMTAAGSRLRPMHKNGAMAGAALTVRARPGDNLMFQKALDLAEPGDIIVVDAGGDLTNALMGELMLAYAITRGVAGFVINGAIRDVDAFVETNLPTFAAGVTHRGPYKDGPGEINVPISIDGMVFEPGDIVVGDSDGVLCVPLDQAEEVLAKAKAKHEAETDQLKRIAEGKNDRSWVDAALKAKGCLPT; the protein is encoded by the coding sequence ATGAATATCGGATTCCGGATCTGCAAACGCGAACGGGTGGCGACGAAAGAGTTGATCGACGCCTACGCAAAGGTCCCTGTCGCCAATGTCTCTGACAGCATGAACCGCATGACTGCCGCAGGGTCTCGTTTGCGTCCAATGCATAAAAATGGCGCTATGGCCGGTGCCGCCCTAACGGTACGAGCCCGTCCTGGCGATAACCTGATGTTCCAGAAGGCACTCGATTTGGCCGAACCGGGCGACATCATCGTTGTGGATGCCGGTGGCGACCTGACCAATGCCCTGATGGGCGAGCTGATGCTGGCCTATGCCATCACGCGCGGCGTTGCAGGTTTTGTGATCAACGGCGCGATCCGTGATGTTGATGCGTTTGTCGAAACAAATTTGCCGACCTTTGCCGCAGGTGTCACGCATCGCGGTCCTTACAAGGATGGCCCCGGCGAGATCAACGTTCCAATCAGCATTGACGGCATGGTTTTTGAGCCTGGCGACATTGTGGTTGGCGATTCTGACGGCGTTCTGTGCGTGCCGCTTGATCAGGCCGAAGAGGTCCTTGCCAAGGCAAAGGCCAAGCATGAGGCGGAAACAGATCAGCTGAAACGCATTGCCGAAGGAAAGAACGACCGCAGTTGGGTCGATGCAGCTCTCAAAGCAAAGGGTTGCTTGCCCACCTGA
- a CDS encoding tripartite tricarboxylate transporter permease codes for MYSDLIQSLPNVIAWANLAALVIGVLAGIVVGAMPGLSATMAISVLVPFTFGLDPLVALGLMAGIYNGAMYGGAIPAVLLRIPGTPAAVATTFDGYPMAQRGEGGFALQVAVVSSAFGGVASAIALMLLAPPLSRVTLLFGPAEVFWVAVFGLCSIIFLLGGNVIKGLISACFGVFVSVVGSDPIFGIDRFTFGQLELLDGIHIVILLVGLYALPPVIDLLESPLKTDSDAGDRLGTQPIWRSLPRMKGFWKTWIKSSLIGIWIGILPGAGGSMAAFMSYNEARRTSKTPETWGHGEPEGVAASETANNADTASALIPALTLGVPGTAVAAIMLGGLLIHGLQPGPMLFRNNPDIVFGFMWQFLFGAILLVFLGGSLATNSFAKLLKLPRPLLGSVIIILMLIGVYSIHGRMFDVYLMLGFGAVGYVMDKMKFPLPPVVLGLILGGFAEENLRLALRIGRGDWSTLFANTTSQILVGLTLAVILGPLIKRSFVKAKASNGKT; via the coding sequence ATGTATTCCGATCTCATCCAATCTCTGCCGAATGTCATCGCATGGGCGAACCTGGCTGCGCTCGTGATTGGCGTGCTTGCTGGCATCGTAGTCGGTGCCATGCCGGGTTTGAGTGCCACAATGGCCATTTCCGTTCTGGTCCCCTTTACTTTCGGTCTTGATCCGCTGGTCGCTCTGGGGCTGATGGCAGGGATCTACAACGGCGCCATGTATGGTGGTGCTATTCCGGCTGTCCTGCTGCGTATTCCCGGCACGCCGGCCGCAGTGGCCACGACATTCGATGGCTATCCGATGGCCCAACGTGGAGAAGGCGGCTTTGCGCTTCAGGTGGCTGTGGTTTCATCGGCCTTTGGTGGTGTGGCCAGTGCCATTGCACTCATGCTTCTTGCGCCGCCCTTGTCGCGTGTGACGCTGCTGTTCGGTCCGGCTGAAGTTTTCTGGGTTGCGGTTTTCGGCCTTTGCAGCATCATTTTCCTGCTTGGTGGCAATGTCATCAAGGGCCTGATCAGCGCCTGCTTTGGTGTTTTCGTTTCAGTCGTCGGATCCGACCCGATATTCGGCATTGACCGGTTCACCTTCGGTCAGCTGGAGCTGCTGGATGGCATCCATATCGTTATTCTGTTGGTGGGTCTTTATGCCTTGCCGCCGGTCATTGACCTTCTGGAAAGCCCGCTTAAGACCGACTCGGACGCAGGGGACCGCCTCGGAACTCAACCAATCTGGCGCAGTCTGCCGCGCATGAAGGGCTTCTGGAAAACCTGGATCAAGTCCTCACTGATCGGCATCTGGATCGGTATTTTACCCGGTGCAGGTGGCTCAATGGCTGCCTTCATGTCCTATAACGAAGCGCGCAGAACGAGCAAGACGCCCGAGACTTGGGGACATGGCGAACCGGAAGGTGTGGCAGCCTCTGAAACCGCCAACAATGCCGACACGGCGTCGGCCCTCATTCCGGCCCTGACACTGGGCGTTCCGGGAACTGCCGTGGCTGCGATCATGCTTGGCGGTTTGTTGATCCATGGATTGCAGCCCGGACCGATGCTGTTCCGCAACAATCCCGACATCGTGTTTGGCTTCATGTGGCAGTTCCTGTTTGGTGCGATCCTGCTGGTGTTTCTCGGCGGCTCGCTGGCAACCAACAGCTTTGCCAAACTGCTGAAATTGCCACGCCCGCTTCTCGGTTCTGTGATCATCATCTTGATGCTGATTGGCGTCTATTCCATCCATGGCCGCATGTTCGATGTTTATCTGATGCTCGGCTTCGGCGCAGTTGGCTATGTCATGGACAAGATGAAGTTCCCACTGCCACCAGTGGTTCTGGGCCTCATTTTGGGTGGCTTTGCTGAAGAAAACCTGCGTCTGGCCCTGCGTATCGGCCGCGGCGACTGGAGCACCCTGTTTGCCAACACGACAAGCCAGATACTCGTTGGACTCACCCTTGCGGTCATTCTCGGGCCACTCATCAAACGGAGCTTTGTCAAAGCCAAAGCATCCAATGGAAAGACATAA
- a CDS encoding tripartite tricarboxylate transporter TctB family protein, translating to MQKNNLSRVLRAETITAICLIVAAGVFLIPTMALPALPALLPAAMLIGLIILATAMLIVDQRKASAGEEATRVVKAPMRVISAFGLIIAYAIAVDLIGFYISTALSLPLVAYVFGYRNPVGLAIATAIVLAAIYLIFSFSMSQDFPTGLLWPK from the coding sequence ATGCAAAAAAACAATCTATCGCGCGTGTTGCGCGCAGAAACGATCACGGCTATCTGCCTGATTGTTGCCGCTGGCGTCTTTCTCATCCCAACCATGGCCTTGCCAGCTTTGCCAGCTTTGCTCCCTGCGGCCATGTTGATCGGTCTTATCATTCTGGCGACCGCAATGCTCATCGTCGACCAGCGCAAGGCAAGTGCGGGTGAAGAAGCCACCCGTGTCGTCAAGGCGCCCATGCGGGTTATTTCGGCCTTTGGTCTGATCATTGCCTACGCGATCGCGGTTGATCTGATTGGCTTTTACATCAGCACCGCTCTGTCGTTGCCACTGGTTGCGTATGTCTTCGGCTACCGCAATCCGGTCGGTCTCGCCATTGCCACGGCGATCGTGCTTGCTGCGATCTATCTGATCTTCAGTTTTTCCATGTCTCAGGACTTCCCCACCGGGCTCTTGTGGCCCAAGTGA
- a CDS encoding tripartite tricarboxylate transporter substrate binding protein has translation MQKLFKTLALASAFLTIAGAASAEYPDKPIKVIVGYSAGGGTDVMARTVTPFLEKYLGEGTSIVVKNMPGASGQIGVTEAANADKDGYTLGTYNLPGMMARTLDRKADYDADSFTYLANVVNDPNVIVTSKKGGIDSLDKLLAEAKANPGAVTVGMSSLGGDDHFLLTKLQKMTGTEFTIVPFRGSAPARTALMGGHVAMGILNVSEVSAFKDEINILGIALAERSEFAPEVPTFKELGVDLVNGSMRGFIAPAGLPDDVRNKLLDAFNKLKDDAEFKAAMKATANPVEVVTGEDFKALNAETLNLAKSVWEETPWR, from the coding sequence ATGCAAAAACTTTTCAAAACACTCGCACTTGCCAGTGCGTTCCTGACTATCGCCGGTGCAGCATCTGCAGAATATCCGGACAAGCCGATCAAAGTGATCGTGGGATATTCCGCAGGTGGTGGCACCGACGTCATGGCACGGACTGTCACTCCATTTTTGGAAAAATATCTGGGCGAAGGCACAAGCATTGTCGTCAAGAATATGCCTGGCGCAAGCGGCCAGATCGGTGTGACCGAAGCGGCCAACGCTGACAAGGATGGCTACACACTCGGCACCTACAATCTGCCGGGCATGATGGCACGCACGCTTGATCGCAAGGCCGACTATGATGCGGACAGCTTCACTTACCTTGCTAACGTCGTGAATGATCCAAATGTTATCGTGACGTCCAAGAAAGGCGGCATCGACAGCCTCGACAAACTTTTGGCAGAAGCCAAAGCCAATCCAGGTGCTGTAACCGTTGGCATGTCGAGCCTTGGTGGGGATGATCACTTCCTGCTCACCAAATTGCAGAAAATGACCGGCACCGAATTCACAATTGTCCCATTCCGCGGCTCAGCCCCGGCAAGAACCGCACTGATGGGCGGTCACGTTGCCATGGGCATTCTGAACGTGTCGGAAGTCTCTGCTTTCAAGGACGAAATCAACATTCTTGGTATCGCACTGGCAGAACGCTCAGAATTCGCACCGGAGGTTCCGACCTTCAAGGAACTCGGTGTTGATCTGGTCAATGGCTCCATGCGTGGCTTCATTGCCCCGGCAGGCCTGCCCGACGATGTCCGGAACAAACTGCTTGATGCCTTCAATAAGCTCAAAGATGACGCTGAGTTCAAGGCAGCGATGAAAGCAACAGCAAACCCGGTGGAAGTTGTCACCGGCGAAGACTTCAAGGCTTTGAATGCCGAGACCCTGAACCTTGCCAAATCGGTCTGGGAAGAGACTCCTTGGCGTTGA
- the otnK gene encoding 3-oxo-tetronate kinase, with amino-acid sequence MKTILGCIADDFTGATDLAGLLARSGVKVSLRMGVPIKDPQDTAAFEVIALKCRTAPVEEALQDVRAAYDWLKKAGAERFFWKYCSTFDSTAKGNIGPVAEALMAEIGTDQTIYCPAFPENGRSIFMGNLFVGEQPISESPMKDHPLTPMKDSNLMRLLEPQVTKSVGLANRLCVAKGPEALKERLRELGDQGVAHVVIDAVANEDLFTISKACRSMLLMTGGSAIAMPLPHLYMEDGLLAADAEKMQVPDLADKAILLSGSCSAMTRAQVAAYSKLSPSYRLDPLALARNGHSEALDWLSEQDLGTAPLLYATAEPDDVKAAQAELGVQQAGEIVEDALAALAIAARDQGARRFVVAGGETAGAVTQALGVNKLDVSVEIAPGVPWSFCQSQSIDIALTLKSGNFGAETFFSDALTVLKGLESQ; translated from the coding sequence ATGAAAACGATACTTGGCTGCATTGCAGACGACTTCACGGGGGCCACGGATCTCGCAGGCCTGCTTGCTCGCTCCGGTGTGAAGGTCTCATTGCGGATGGGTGTTCCAATTAAGGACCCGCAAGATACGGCCGCTTTCGAAGTGATCGCGCTCAAATGCCGGACCGCGCCTGTCGAAGAGGCATTGCAAGACGTTCGCGCGGCCTATGACTGGCTGAAGAAGGCTGGCGCAGAGCGCTTCTTCTGGAAATATTGCTCCACGTTCGATTCTACCGCCAAAGGCAACATCGGTCCCGTGGCCGAAGCCCTGATGGCAGAGATCGGGACCGATCAGACCATCTATTGTCCAGCTTTTCCAGAAAATGGCCGTTCCATCTTCATGGGCAATCTGTTTGTTGGTGAGCAACCCATTTCTGAAAGCCCAATGAAGGATCACCCTTTGACCCCGATGAAGGACAGCAATCTGATGCGCTTGCTCGAACCGCAAGTCACCAAATCTGTTGGTCTTGCCAATCGGTTATGCGTCGCCAAGGGGCCAGAAGCTCTTAAGGAGCGTTTGAGAGAGTTGGGAGATCAGGGTGTCGCTCATGTGGTGATCGATGCTGTGGCCAATGAGGACCTCTTCACGATTTCCAAAGCTTGCCGCTCGATGCTGCTGATGACGGGAGGCAGCGCCATCGCCATGCCTCTGCCGCATCTCTACATGGAGGACGGCTTGCTCGCAGCGGATGCCGAGAAAATGCAAGTTCCAGACCTTGCCGACAAGGCCATCCTTCTTTCAGGTTCCTGTTCCGCCATGACCCGGGCACAGGTTGCCGCCTACAGCAAGCTTTCTCCAAGCTATCGCCTTGATCCGCTGGCACTGGCACGCAACGGGCACAGCGAGGCACTTGACTGGCTTTCCGAGCAGGATCTTGGCACCGCACCATTGCTCTACGCAACAGCGGAGCCGGATGATGTCAAGGCTGCCCAGGCCGAGCTAGGGGTGCAGCAAGCAGGTGAAATCGTCGAAGATGCATTGGCCGCCCTTGCCATCGCCGCACGAGATCAGGGTGCGCGCCGGTTCGTCGTCGCAGGCGGAGAAACGGCGGGAGCGGTGACGCAGGCACTGGGCGTCAACAAGCTCGACGTCAGTGTCGAGATTGCCCCCGGTGTGCCTTGGTCCTTCTGTCAATCGCAGTCTATCGACATAGCACTGACCTTGAAGTCCGGCAATTTTGGAGCCGAGACTTTCTTCTCTGACGCCCTTACTGTCCTGAAAGGTCTGGAAAGCCAATGA
- a CDS encoding TIM barrel protein, with protein sequence MTKFSANLGFLWTELSLPDAIRAAKKAGFDAVECHWPFDVPAQDVKEALLETGMVMLGLNTRRGNVELGDNGLAALPGREDEARAAIDEAIAYAAKIGTPNVHVMAGFAGGPKAHQTYIANLKYACDQAAPLGMTILIEPLNHYDAPNYFLASSEQAHSVILEVGAPNLKMMFDCYHLQIMEGDLTRRLETMLPFTGHIQFASVPDRGSPDHGEVNFPFIFEQIDALGWDMPLGAEYKPVGPTSESLGWMSKST encoded by the coding sequence ATGACAAAGTTCTCTGCCAATTTGGGCTTCCTCTGGACGGAGCTAAGCCTGCCGGATGCCATTCGCGCGGCGAAAAAGGCCGGTTTTGATGCGGTCGAATGCCATTGGCCGTTCGACGTCCCTGCGCAGGATGTGAAAGAAGCGCTTCTTGAGACTGGCATGGTGATGCTCGGGCTGAATACGAGAAGGGGCAATGTGGAGTTGGGGGACAATGGGTTAGCCGCCCTGCCCGGTCGAGAAGACGAAGCCCGTGCAGCGATTGATGAGGCCATCGCCTATGCTGCCAAGATCGGCACACCCAATGTGCATGTCATGGCGGGTTTCGCCGGAGGCCCCAAGGCACATCAAACCTATATCGCCAATCTCAAATATGCCTGTGATCAAGCGGCCCCTCTTGGCATGACAATCCTGATCGAGCCGCTCAATCACTACGACGCTCCAAACTACTTCCTTGCCTCATCCGAGCAGGCGCATAGCGTCATTTTAGAAGTCGGAGCCCCTAATCTCAAGATGATGTTTGACTGCTATCACTTGCAGATCATGGAGGGGGACCTCACCCGCCGGCTTGAGACGATGTTGCCATTCACGGGGCATATTCAGTTTGCGTCGGTGCCTGACCGCGGCAGTCCGGATCATGGCGAGGTGAATTTCCCCTTCATTTTTGAGCAAATTGACGCGCTGGGGTGGGATATGCCGTTGGGCGCGGAATACAAGCCCGTTGGCCCGACAAGTGAATCCCTTGGATGGATGTCGAAATCCACCTAG
- a CDS encoding hydroxyacid dehydrogenase: MPNTILVTGPDLAPAAQALVESHGFETVHTPAYAASDVIADFLIKTEAVGVVSRLGRIDAAAIEKAPALKVISKHGVGVDNIDLEAAARKGIPVLKATGANAVSVAEHAIALMLTTVKRILPLDASLRAGRWDKPGFKGRELAGSTFALMGMGSIAQETARIAAGLGLKLIGFDPFAEDKVFETFNVRRCDSFEALLTDADILSLHCPLNDHTRQIINEKAIGQMPEGSYIINTARGGLIDEDALLAALQSGHLAGAGLDTFAVEPPAADHPFWSEPNIVTTPHVGGVTAQANARVGVDAVRGIFQVLNGEAVPGERIANAQLLAGAGQKAS; this comes from the coding sequence ATGCCGAACACGATCCTCGTGACAGGACCTGATCTGGCACCTGCTGCCCAAGCATTGGTGGAGTCTCATGGCTTCGAAACGGTACACACCCCCGCCTACGCGGCCAGTGATGTTATTGCTGACTTTCTGATCAAGACAGAAGCTGTCGGCGTGGTCTCGCGCCTTGGGCGCATTGATGCTGCCGCAATCGAGAAAGCTCCAGCTCTCAAGGTGATTTCCAAGCATGGTGTGGGCGTTGACAATATCGATCTTGAAGCCGCTGCTCGTAAGGGAATCCCGGTTCTAAAAGCCACCGGCGCCAATGCCGTTTCTGTTGCCGAGCATGCGATTGCCCTGATGCTGACCACCGTCAAGCGCATTTTGCCTCTGGATGCCAGCTTGCGAGCCGGTCGCTGGGACAAGCCCGGCTTTAAGGGCCGCGAACTTGCCGGCTCGACATTCGCCCTGATGGGAATGGGGTCAATCGCACAGGAAACAGCCCGCATAGCCGCCGGCCTTGGTCTTAAGCTCATCGGGTTTGATCCGTTTGCGGAAGACAAGGTGTTTGAAACGTTCAATGTTCGTCGGTGCGACAGCTTTGAAGCGTTGCTTACGGATGCCGACATTCTAAGCCTGCATTGCCCGCTCAACGACCATACGCGCCAGATCATCAATGAAAAAGCCATCGGGCAGATGCCAGAGGGCAGCTACATCATCAACACCGCACGCGGTGGTCTGATCGACGAGGATGCTCTGCTTGCAGCTCTGCAGTCGGGCCATCTTGCCGGTGCCGGACTGGACACCTTCGCGGTTGAGCCTCCGGCTGCCGACCATCCGTTCTGGAGCGAGCCAAACATCGTGACAACGCCCCATGTGGGCGGTGTGACCGCTCAGGCCAATGCACGGGTGGGTGTCGACGCGGTCCGCGGAATTTTTCAAGTCCTGAATGGAGAGGCCGTACCGGGCGAGCGCATTGCCAATGCACAGCTGTTGGCTGGTGCCGGTCAAAAAGCCTCATAA
- a CDS encoding LysR family transcriptional regulator, whose amino-acid sequence MDTRQLKTFVAIAIHRTFAKAADVVGLTPSAVSQQIQALESELNVKLFERSSRPPSLTHEGVQVLDLAKEILRLEENALANLKGDRISGLLRMGAVRTSALNLLPEAIVKMHDQYAALKINLKVGLSSSMIADVDSGRLDAAVVAEHMSLPPQLRWSPFLCEPLWLIMPESVKERDPMHILGSYPFVRYVNNVPLANLIDTEISRLGIITLDVAEIDTIGSIVTCVRQGLGVAVVPHVSLAAPDDNAIVRLPFGSPQITRQIGIVERINSPRGEVISRLHGMLAKLCGEHGISRDA is encoded by the coding sequence ATGGACACTCGTCAGCTTAAGACCTTCGTCGCAATTGCGATCCATCGAACCTTTGCCAAGGCAGCCGACGTCGTGGGGCTTACCCCTTCCGCTGTCAGTCAACAGATTCAGGCCCTCGAATCAGAGTTGAATGTCAAGCTTTTCGAGCGGTCATCCAGACCTCCTAGCTTGACGCATGAGGGGGTTCAAGTTCTTGATCTGGCAAAAGAAATTCTACGATTGGAGGAAAATGCACTTGCAAATTTGAAAGGCGACAGAATCTCCGGCCTGCTGCGCATGGGCGCGGTCCGAACAAGTGCGCTCAATCTGCTCCCTGAAGCGATTGTGAAGATGCATGATCAATATGCTGCACTGAAAATCAATCTCAAGGTCGGCCTGTCATCGTCGATGATTGCCGATGTCGATTCGGGGCGGCTTGATGCGGCAGTTGTGGCTGAACATATGAGTTTGCCGCCGCAATTAAGGTGGAGTCCATTTCTTTGCGAACCCCTGTGGCTGATCATGCCGGAATCAGTCAAGGAGCGAGACCCAATGCATATTCTCGGCAGCTACCCGTTTGTCCGCTATGTAAACAACGTGCCGCTCGCCAATCTGATCGATACAGAAATCTCCCGGCTCGGTATCATCACGCTCGATGTGGCGGAAATCGATACCATCGGATCGATCGTCACGTGTGTCAGACAGGGATTGGGTGTCGCAGTGGTGCCCCATGTATCCTTGGCTGCGCCCGATGACAACGCGATTGTCCGGCTGCCATTTGGCTCTCCGCAGATCACCCGACAGATCGGCATTGTTGAGCGGATCAACTCGCCGCGCGGGGAAGTCATTAGCCGATTGCATGGCATGTTGGCCAAATTGTGTGGCGAGCACGGCATATCGAGGGACGCCTAG
- a CDS encoding aldolase yields the protein MSTEASLREQMCLLAKSLFDRGLTGGSTGNISARTSDGGLLVSPTGSCFGRLDPARLSHFDERGTLIGGDKPTKEMPLHAAFYETRSSAGAVVHLHSCHSVALSMMPDIDADNFLPALTPYAIMKLGKVKLLPFFMPGDSAIGDAVKGLAGKRSAVMLANHGPVVAGKDVEAACYAIEELEDSARLAMLTRGHSPRGLSEDQVQKLVTKFNVEWDA from the coding sequence ATGAGCACTGAAGCAAGCTTGCGCGAACAAATGTGCCTTCTGGCCAAATCTCTGTTCGACCGCGGCCTGACGGGAGGGTCAACCGGCAATATTTCCGCCCGCACATCCGATGGAGGTCTCCTTGTTTCTCCGACGGGATCCTGCTTTGGACGGCTCGACCCGGCACGCCTTAGCCATTTTGACGAACGCGGTACTCTGATCGGTGGAGACAAGCCGACCAAGGAAATGCCGCTTCACGCAGCCTTCTATGAGACCCGTTCGTCCGCAGGTGCCGTGGTGCATTTGCATTCCTGCCATTCCGTTGCGCTCTCCATGATGCCGGATATCGACGCGGATAACTTTCTGCCCGCGCTCACACCATACGCGATCATGAAACTGGGCAAGGTCAAGCTTTTGCCCTTCTTCATGCCCGGTGATAGCGCCATCGGTGATGCCGTCAAGGGACTGGCGGGCAAGCGCTCCGCCGTCATGCTTGCCAATCATGGTCCGGTGGTGGCGGGCAAGGATGTGGAAGCGGCCTGTTACGCAATTGAGGAACTGGAAGATAGTGCGCGTCTGGCGATGCTGACACGAGGCCATAGTCCACGCGGCCTCAGCGAGGATCAGGTGCAAAAACTCGTTACCAAATTTAATGTGGAGTGGGATGCATGA
- a CDS encoding amidohydrolase family protein, protein MSLKSEDVIDPDQPIFDCHHHLWDRPEGLYGAEELAQDVADGHSILASLYVQCRTGYRQDGPEPMRPVGEVETILDWCKAQPSLPIGLVAFADLQLGADVEPVLQALKQAGGGYVRGIRNTTAWHPDPVVRSNPRPAEDGLLRTPAFLSGARAVAKAGLTLDIWAYQNQLAEVAALARALPDLTIILDHCGGPLGVGSYSDAPQSTFEDWRKALSEVAKQPNVMIKIGGFGLNVIGYRYAEEHQPPSSKQLAEDWAPHVAVCLELFGTKRAMFESNFPVDKGQFSYRTLWNAFKRLASPLDTTARNDLFWRTAAHCYKIDQNLFTTNFGRTLS, encoded by the coding sequence TTGTCTTTGAAGTCTGAAGACGTCATCGACCCCGATCAACCGATCTTTGACTGTCATCACCATCTCTGGGACCGGCCTGAAGGGCTTTACGGCGCTGAGGAGCTGGCCCAGGATGTGGCAGATGGGCACAGCATTCTGGCAAGTCTGTATGTCCAGTGCCGAACCGGATACAGGCAAGACGGCCCCGAACCGATGCGACCAGTTGGAGAGGTCGAGACAATCCTTGACTGGTGCAAAGCGCAACCAAGCTTGCCAATCGGGCTTGTTGCCTTTGCCGACCTGCAACTGGGTGCTGATGTCGAGCCCGTCTTGCAAGCCCTCAAACAGGCCGGGGGCGGCTATGTACGGGGCATTCGAAACACCACCGCCTGGCATCCGGACCCGGTGGTTCGTTCCAATCCACGCCCAGCTGAGGACGGCCTGCTCCGTACGCCAGCCTTTCTGTCCGGAGCAAGGGCCGTGGCCAAAGCGGGCCTGACACTCGATATCTGGGCCTATCAGAACCAACTGGCCGAGGTTGCCGCCTTAGCGCGTGCCTTGCCGGACCTGACAATCATTCTGGACCATTGCGGTGGCCCGTTGGGCGTCGGTTCCTATAGCGACGCCCCCCAATCTACCTTTGAAGATTGGCGCAAGGCTTTATCCGAAGTCGCAAAACAACCCAATGTGATGATCAAAATCGGTGGGTTTGGGCTGAATGTGATTGGCTATCGTTACGCTGAGGAGCACCAACCTCCTTCTTCCAAACAGCTTGCCGAGGACTGGGCTCCGCATGTCGCGGTTTGCCTTGAGCTGTTTGGCACAAAAAGAGCCATGTTTGAAAGCAACTTTCCGGTCGATAAAGGACAATTTTCCTATCGCACTCTTTGGAATGCCTTCAAACGTCTGGCCAGCCCCCTTGATACAACTGCACGCAATGACTTGTTCTGGCGTACAGCTGCCCATTGCTACAAGATCGACCAAAACCTTTTCACGACAAATTTCGGGAGGACACTGTCATGA